One Flavobacterium sp. 90 DNA segment encodes these proteins:
- a CDS encoding GNAT family N-acetyltransferase has translation MKNWIIRTIKKEDNQAVAQLIRSVFDEMEIPKVGTAYEDPYLDLMFEEYNKPKSAYFVVENEGKIVGCAGIAPLENGAPEISELQKMYFLPETRGLGIGAKMMEKCLDEARNFGFKKCYIETMPFMHAAQKLYKKSGFEYLDTPLGNTGHSSCPVWMLKLL, from the coding sequence ATGAAAAATTGGATTATTAGAACAATTAAAAAAGAAGACAATCAGGCAGTTGCACAATTAATACGATCTGTTTTTGATGAAATGGAAATTCCAAAAGTAGGTACAGCATACGAAGATCCATATTTAGATTTAATGTTTGAAGAATATAACAAGCCCAAATCGGCTTATTTTGTAGTTGAAAACGAAGGAAAAATTGTGGGTTGTGCCGGAATTGCACCTTTAGAGAATGGAGCTCCAGAAATTAGTGAATTGCAAAAGATGTATTTTTTACCCGAAACACGAGGTTTGGGAATTGGAGCTAAAATGATGGAGAAATGTTTAGACGAAGCAAGAAATTTTGGTTTTAAAAAATGTTATATTGAGACAATGCCTTTTATGCACGCTGCTCAAAAATTATATAAAAAATCAGGTTTTGAATATTTAGATACTCCATTAGGAAATACAGGGCACAGTTCTTGCCCAGTTTGGATGTTGAAATTGTTGTAG
- the ribD gene encoding bifunctional diaminohydroxyphosphoribosylaminopyrimidine deaminase/5-amino-6-(5-phosphoribosylamino)uracil reductase RibD, whose translation MNIHEKYIKRCIELAQNGFGTTYPNPMVGSVIVYDGKIIGEGWHKKAGEPHAEVNAVRSVKDKSLLKKATIYVSLEPCSHFGKTPPCCDLIIEHKIPNVVVGTVDPNEKVAGNGIKKLIASGANVIVGVLEKECNELNKRFFTFHQQKRPYIILKWAESQDGFLSPEKEINQDRKPIWITNQYSRQLVHKWRSEEQAILVGTKTVIDDNPKLNTRDWSGNNPVRVVLDQNNRISKDSFVFDNSVKTIIFTKSETNLSSENTTFERIYFDENIIPQILSVLYQNQIQSIIIEGGLQTLQSFIDQNIWDEARIFVGNTIFENGTKAPVLQMKNVTKTYIQNDELINVRNHD comes from the coding sequence GTGAATATACATGAAAAATATATAAAACGCTGCATAGAATTGGCACAAAATGGCTTTGGAACTACATATCCAAATCCAATGGTGGGAAGTGTAATTGTTTATGATGGTAAAATTATTGGTGAAGGCTGGCATAAAAAAGCCGGTGAACCACATGCGGAAGTAAATGCAGTTCGATCTGTAAAGGATAAATCGCTGTTGAAAAAAGCAACTATTTATGTGAGCTTAGAACCGTGCAGTCATTTTGGAAAAACTCCGCCTTGTTGCGATTTAATTATCGAACATAAAATTCCGAATGTCGTTGTGGGAACTGTTGATCCTAATGAAAAAGTGGCAGGAAACGGAATCAAAAAATTAATTGCTTCCGGAGCAAATGTTATCGTTGGTGTTTTAGAAAAAGAATGCAATGAACTCAACAAACGTTTCTTTACTTTTCATCAGCAAAAGAGACCTTACATTATATTAAAATGGGCAGAAAGTCAAGATGGATTTTTGTCTCCTGAAAAAGAAATTAATCAGGATCGAAAACCTATTTGGATCACAAATCAATATTCAAGACAATTGGTTCATAAATGGCGCAGTGAAGAACAGGCAATTTTAGTAGGAACAAAAACTGTTATCGATGACAATCCTAAATTAAACACCAGAGATTGGTCCGGAAATAATCCTGTGAGAGTTGTTTTAGATCAAAATAACCGAATTTCAAAAGACAGTTTTGTTTTTGATAACAGTGTAAAAACCATCATCTTTACAAAATCAGAAACTAACTTATCATCAGAAAACACTACCTTTGAGAGAATTTATTTTGATGAAAATATAATACCGCAGATTTTGTCCGTTTTATATCAAAATCAAATCCAGTCTATTATTATAGAAGGTGGTTTGCAAACTTTACAATCTTTTATAGATCAAAATATTTGGGATGAAGCTCGCATTTTTGTCGGAAATACAATTTTCGAAAACGGAACAAAAGCACCAGTTCTTCAAATGAAGAATGTAACGAAAACTTACATTCAAAATGACGAATTAATAAATGTTAGAAATCATGATTGA
- the prmC gene encoding peptide chain release factor N(5)-glutamine methyltransferase, with translation MKIKQYRTQFIKELAPFYDAYEAESFFYLILEDKHQLRQIDLALNHELTFSESDFVVWDSLLAQLKQEVPIQYLLGKTSFYGLDFEVNDNVLIPRPETEELVEWIINENSIENKTKKIKILDIGTGSGCIAISLAKNLPNAEVYGFDVSKKAIETAKRNAINNKVDVTFMFQDVLELEELRCKFDIIVSNPPYVRNLEKEEIRKNVLDYEPHLALFVDDNDALIFYRKIAELAKKNFLENGKLYFEINQYLGKEMTDLLEKMDFKNIELRRDIYDNDRMMKGSI, from the coding sequence ATGAAAATTAAACAATACCGTACTCAATTTATAAAAGAATTAGCCCCTTTTTACGATGCTTACGAAGCAGAAAGTTTTTTCTATTTGATTTTAGAAGACAAGCATCAGTTACGACAAATTGATTTGGCTTTAAATCACGAATTGACTTTCTCTGAAAGTGATTTTGTAGTTTGGGATTCCTTATTAGCACAATTAAAACAAGAAGTTCCAATTCAGTATTTGCTGGGGAAAACCAGTTTTTATGGTTTGGATTTTGAAGTAAATGATAACGTACTTATTCCTCGTCCTGAAACGGAAGAATTGGTAGAATGGATTATCAACGAAAATTCTATTGAGAATAAAACCAAAAAAATAAAAATTCTGGATATTGGTACCGGCAGCGGATGTATAGCAATTTCATTGGCTAAAAATCTTCCGAATGCTGAAGTCTATGGTTTTGATGTTTCGAAAAAAGCGATTGAAACGGCCAAAAGAAATGCGATAAACAATAAAGTCGATGTTACTTTTATGTTTCAGGATGTTCTGGAATTAGAAGAATTGAGATGTAAATTTGATATTATCGTTTCGAATCCACCATATGTTCGTAATTTAGAAAAAGAAGAAATCAGAAAGAATGTCCTGGATTATGAACCACATTTGGCACTTTTTGTCGATGATAATGATGCTTTGATTTTCTATCGAAAAATTGCGGAATTAGCGAAGAAAAATTTTCTGGAAAACGGAAAATTGTATTTCGAAATTAATCAGTATTTAGGAAAAGAAATGACTGATTTATTAGAAAAAATGGATTTTAAAAACATAGAACTTCGAAGAGATATCTACGATAATGATCGAATGATGAAAGGAAGTATTTAG
- a CDS encoding HAD family phosphatase gives MIDTIIFDFGDIFINLDKQATISGLQKLGMTEWNSDLDRLNLLFETGDISHDDFLAGFQKELPNASIEEILEAWNAVLADFPLYRLEFLQMLSKKYRLFLLSNTDSIHIETFENKSGISFYSDFYQCFEKVYFSFEIGMRKPNADVFQYVINKHELSPKRTLFVDDKKENTDAAAALGIHVWNLQVGQEDVVDLFDKKIL, from the coding sequence ATGATTGATACTATAATTTTTGACTTTGGAGACATTTTTATCAATTTAGATAAACAAGCAACTATTTCGGGATTACAGAAATTAGGCATGACAGAATGGAATTCAGACTTGGATCGTCTAAATCTTTTGTTTGAAACTGGAGATATTTCGCATGACGATTTTTTAGCCGGTTTTCAAAAAGAACTTCCAAATGCATCTATCGAAGAAATTCTGGAAGCCTGGAATGCGGTTTTGGCAGATTTCCCTTTGTACCGTTTAGAGTTTTTACAAATGCTTTCTAAAAAATACCGACTTTTTCTTTTAAGTAATACAGATTCGATTCATATTGAAACTTTCGAAAACAAAAGCGGAATTTCCTTTTACAGTGATTTCTATCAATGTTTTGAAAAAGTCTATTTTTCTTTTGAAATTGGAATGCGAAAACCAAATGCAGATGTTTTTCAATATGTAATCAACAAACATGAATTGTCGCCAAAACGAACTTTATTTGTAGATGATAAAAAAGAAAACACAGATGCCGCAGCCGCTTTAGGAATTCACGTTTGGAATTTGCAAGTTGGTCAGGAAGATGTTGTTGATTTATTTGATAAAAAAATATTGTAG